One segment of Brassica napus cultivar Da-Ae chromosome C3, Da-Ae, whole genome shotgun sequence DNA contains the following:
- the LOC106420761 gene encoding mucin-5AC-like, whose protein sequence is MNRSFRAQESSSSLLLDSAERQQRQQLRASMMAEKDEELSLFLEMRRREKEQDNSLLLNNNPHEFDTPLGSKPGTSPVFNLSSGGGPARKTGPPDDFLNSEGDKNDYEWLLTPPGTPLFPSLEMESHRTMMSRSGDSKGRPASLTSRLANSSSEPAARNHLTSRQPTSSPGLSSSSGATRRPSSSGGPGSRPATPTGRSSSTQTTNSKPSRPSTPTSTRTTVSSTTRPSLTHSRSTVSATTKPTSLSRSASSSRLTPTASKPTTRSAGSTARSTTTSTGTKSAGPSRSTTPLSRSTARSSTPTSRPTLPPPKTISRSATPTRRPISSATTTAKPTISQVKPSSPAAKPMPTPSKTPAVSRPASPTVRSRPWKPSDMPGFSLETPPNLRTTLPERPLSATRGRPGAPSPRSASVEPSGPLGGGRPRRQSCSPSRGRTPMHASGSSVPAVNRGYSRANDNVSPVLMGTKMVERVVNMRKLAPPRSDDKSSPQGNLSAKSSSPDSAGFGRTLSKKSLDMAIRHMDIRRTIPGNLRPLMTNIPASSMYSVRSGHTRGRPMNVSDSPLATSSNASSEISVYNNNGVCLEASEKEDDAGSERGCRSPSSLQGR, encoded by the exons atgaatcGAAGTTTTAGGGCACAAGAGTCGTCGTCGTCTCTGTTGCTGGATTCAGCCGAGAGGCAGCAGAGGCAACAGCTTAGGGCTTCTATGATGgctgagaaagatgaagagcTATCTCTGTTTCTCGAAATGAGACGGCGTGAGAAAGAGCAGGATAATAGTCTCCTTCTCAACAACAACCCTCATGAGTTCGACACTCCTTTAG GTTCAAAGCCTGGAACTTCACCGGTGTTCAACCTCTCAAGCGGTGGTGGTCCGGCGAGGAAGACGGGTCCTCCAGATGATTTTCTCAATTCTGAAGGGGATAAAAATGACTATGAATG GCTTCTGACCCCTCCAGGAACTCCTCTGTTCCCTTCGCTGGAGATGGAATCACATAGGACTATGATGAGTCGGAGTGGTGATTCAAAGGGCCGCCCAGCTTCATTGACTTCTAGG CTGGCGAATTCCTCATCAGAGCCTGCTGCAAGGAACCATCTAACATCTAGACAACCAACCTCTTCCCCTGGATTAAGCTCATCCAGCGGAGCAACTCGGAGACCTTCATCATCTGGAGGACCTGGATCAAGACCCGCCACTCCCACCGGAAGATCATCATCAACACAGACAACTAATTCAAAACCCTCAAGGCCTTCAACACCCACCTCTACTAGAACCACCGTCTCCTCAACCACACGACCTTCTTTGACTCATTCCAGGTCCACTGTATCTGCAACGACTAAACCCACATCTCTGAGTAGGTCAGCAAGTTCATCTCGCCTCACACCTACTGCATCTAAACCAACTACTAGATCTGCTGGTTCAACAGCTAGATCTACTACCACTAGCACCGGCACAAAATCTGCAGGACCTTCAAGGTCCACCACGCCTCTGTCAAGATCCACCGCTAGATCTTCAACACCAACGTCAAGACCCACACTTCCTCCTCCTAAAACCATATCGAGGTCAGCTACACCAACTCGCCGTCCCATCAGTTCTGCTACCACTACAGCAAAGCCGACAATATCCCAAGTCAAGCCTTCTTCTCCAGCGGCGAAGCCTATGCCAACACCATCCAAAACCCCTGCTGTATCACGTCCAGCTTCTCCCACAGTGAGGTCAAGGCCATGGAAGCCATCAGACATGCCTGGTTTCTCACTAGAGACTCCTCCGAATCTAAGAACAACGTTACCAGAAAGGCCACTTTCAGCGACAAGAGGCAGACCCGGAGCTCCAAGCCCACGATCTGCTTCAGTTGAGCCAAGTGGTCCACTCGGAGGAGGAAGACCGAGAAGGCAGTCATGCTCACCATCAAGAGGAAGAACACCGATGCACGCCAGTGGTAGCTCTGTTCCTGCAGTTAACCGTGGATATTCCAGAGCCAATGACAATGTTAGTCCTGTGTTGATGGGAACCAAAATGGTGGAGAGAGTGGTCAACATGCGGAAACTGGCTCCTCCCAGATCAGATGACAAGAGTTCTCCTCAAGGTAACTTATCTGCAAAGTCCTCATCACCAGACAGTGCAGGCTTTGGAAGAACACTCTCCAAGAAGTCCCTTGATATGGCTATAAGGCATATG GACATACGTAGAACCATACCAGGGAATCTGAGACCACTAATGACAAACATTCCAGCATCATCAATGTACAGTGTGAGATCTGGACATACTCGTGGCAGACCAATGAATGTTTCAGACTCTCCACTAGCTACAAGCAGCAACGCGAGCTCGGAGATCAGTGTCTACAACAACAACGGCGTTTGCTTAGAGGCTAGCGAGAAGGAAGATGATGCAGGCAGCGAGAGAGGTTGCAGGTCTCCTTCAAGCTTACAAGGGAGATGA